One Tolypothrix bouteillei VB521301 DNA window includes the following coding sequences:
- the trpA gene encoding tryptophan synthase subunit alpha — MTAISNLFENLASQSQCALIPFITAGDPNLETTAEALRILDRNGADIIELGVPYSDPLADGPIIQAAATRALQQSITLDKVLEMLQNVTSSLQAPIILFTYYNPILNRGIEKFFKDIAAAGVAGLVVPDLPLEESSGLLKIASEMGIDVILLVAPTSSSERIEAIARSSQGFIYLVSVTGVTGMRSQMETRVSDLLQQIRNVTGKPIGVGFGISHPEQAKQVKEWGSDAVIVGSAFVKRLAEGTPQQGLIAISEFCQSLKTAITTS, encoded by the coding sequence ATGACAGCTATTTCCAATCTCTTTGAAAATCTTGCAAGTCAATCCCAGTGCGCTCTGATTCCATTTATCACAGCTGGAGATCCGAATTTGGAAACAACAGCAGAAGCACTGCGAATTTTGGATCGCAATGGAGCAGACATTATTGAACTGGGTGTTCCTTACTCCGATCCTCTGGCTGATGGACCAATTATTCAAGCCGCAGCGACTCGCGCTTTACAGCAAAGCATAACTTTGGATAAAGTCCTAGAAATGTTACAAAATGTAACTTCCAGTTTGCAAGCCCCTATTATTTTATTTACTTATTACAATCCAATTCTAAATCGTGGAATTGAAAAGTTTTTTAAAGATATAGCAGCAGCTGGGGTTGCAGGATTGGTTGTACCGGATTTACCTTTGGAAGAGTCATCTGGCTTACTCAAAATAGCTTCTGAGATGGGGATTGATGTTATTTTGTTGGTTGCTCCAACAAGTTCCTCCGAACGTATAGAAGCAATTGCTCGCTCTTCCCAAGGATTTATTTATTTAGTCAGTGTGACCGGGGTGACGGGAATGCGATCGCAAATGGAAACCCGAGTCTCAGATTTACTACAGCAGATTCGTAATGTTACCGGCAAACCCATCGGTGTAGGTTTCGGCATTTCGCATCCAGAACAAGCCAAACAAGTGAAAGAGTGGGGATCTGATGCAGTTATAGTTGGTAGTGCTTTTGTCAAGCGTTTGGCAGAAGGAACACCACAGCAAGGACTCATTGCTATTTCCGAGTTTTGTCAAAGTCTCAAGACAGCAATTACTACATCTTAA
- a CDS encoding DUF11 domain-containing protein, which produces MTFISSCLRHKSLFFTFPVLSIFAYSFLPSVAQTPTGVITNTAGSGASNITETRSSNSVTFRAGQGALQILKTGDRAAAEPGDNVVYSLAVRNTGTASLSNLTIVDRLPVGLQFVSNTLQGSIGSTRVPLTANTTSNRTITITSATALQPNQTLNIRYAVEVTPDAIQGTGRNLAQARSGNLTSNQASHLLRIRPGIVSDCGTLIGRVFVDKNFDGEQQPNEPGVPNAVIYMDDGNRIVTDAKGLFSLANVIPGHRTATLDLTSLPGYGLAPNTYFIERNSQSRLVKLAPNSMVRVNFGVTPAFSEDKR; this is translated from the coding sequence ATGACTTTTATATCCTCATGCTTGAGGCATAAAAGCCTCTTTTTTACGTTTCCTGTATTAAGTATTTTTGCTTACAGTTTCCTGCCGTCGGTGGCTCAGACGCCAACCGGAGTAATCACAAATACTGCTGGTTCTGGTGCAAGCAATATTACAGAAACAAGATCGTCCAATTCAGTCACGTTTAGAGCAGGTCAAGGTGCTTTACAGATACTAAAAACAGGCGATCGCGCAGCGGCTGAACCGGGAGACAACGTCGTTTACAGTCTTGCTGTGAGAAATACAGGTACAGCATCTCTATCAAATTTAACGATCGTAGACAGACTCCCTGTAGGACTGCAATTTGTTTCCAACACACTGCAAGGTTCTATAGGAAGTACGCGAGTTCCTTTGACTGCTAACACGACTTCAAATCGCACAATCACAATCACCTCCGCAACTGCACTACAGCCCAATCAAACCTTAAATATCCGCTATGCCGTTGAAGTCACACCGGATGCTATTCAAGGTACCGGCAGAAACTTGGCACAAGCACGATCTGGAAACTTGACTAGCAATCAAGCGAGCCACCTACTGAGAATCAGACCCGGAATAGTCTCAGATTGTGGCACCTTAATTGGACGAGTTTTTGTCGATAAAAATTTTGATGGCGAACAGCAACCAAACGAACCAGGAGTTCCTAATGCCGTAATTTACATGGATGATGGCAATCGGATCGTCACTGATGCCAAAGGGCTGTTCTCCCTAGCCAATGTCATTCCAGGACATCGAACAGCAACACTAGACTTGACAAGCTTACCGGGTTATGGCTTGGCACCCAATACGTACTTCATTGAAAGGAACAGTCAGTCACGCCTAGTCAAGCTAGCGCCTAACAGTATGGTAAG